One window of the Lemur catta isolate mLemCat1 chromosome 6, mLemCat1.pri, whole genome shotgun sequence genome contains the following:
- the GPR162 gene encoding probable G-protein coupled receptor 162 isoform X3 produces the protein MARGGVGAEEASLRSSALSWLACGLLALLANAWIILSISAKQQKHKPLELLLCFLAGTHILMAAVPLTTFAVVQLRRQASSDYDWNESICKVFVSTYYTLALATCFTVASLSYHRMWMVVSFFSLKSDSAPPWMVLAVLWCSMAQTLLLPSFIWSCERYRADVRTVWEQCVAIMSEEDGDDDGGCDDYADGRVCKVRFDANGATGPGGRDPTQVKLLPGRHMLFPPLERVHYLQVPLSRRLSHDETNIFSTPRSPSSFLHKWSSSDDIRVLPAQSRALGGPPEYLGQRHRLEDEEDEEEAEGGGLASLRQFLESGILGSGEGPPRGPGFFREEITTFIDETPLPSPTASPGPSPRRPRPLGLSSRRLSLGSPDRAIGLPLGLSTGRRCSLTGGEGSARAWGGSWGPGNPIFPQLTL, from the exons ATGgctcggggtggggtgggggcggaggaAGCCTCCTTGCGCTCCAGCGCATTGTCCTGGCTGGCCTGCGGGCTCCTGGCGCTGCTGGCCAATGCCTGGATCATCCTCAGCATATCGGCCAAGCAGCAGAAGCACAAGCCGCTGGAGCTGCTCCTCTGCTTCCTGGCGGGCACGCACATCCTCATGGCAGCCGTGCCCCTCACCACCTTCGCTGTGGTTCAGCTGCGGCGGCAGGCTTCCTCCGACTATGACTGGAACGAGAGCATCTGCAAGGTGTTTGTGTCCACCTACTACACACTGGCCCTGGCCACCTGCTTCACGGTTGCCTCGCTCTCCTACCACCGCATGTGGATG GTGGTGAGCTTCTTCTCCCTCAAGTCGGACTCGGCGCCCCCCTGGATGGTGCTGGCTGTGCTGTGGTGCTCCATGGCACAGACCCTGCTGCTACCCTCCTTCATCTGGTCCTGCGAGCGCTACCGTGCCGACGTGCGCACAGTGTGGGAACAGTGCGTGGCCATCATGTCTGAGGAGGATGGCGATGACG ATGGGGGCTGTGATGACTATGCAGATGGCCGAGTGTGCAAAGTTCGCTTTGATGCTAATGGGGCCACAGGCCCAGGGGGCCGGGACCCCACCCAGGTGAAGCTGCTGCCTGGAAGGCACATGCTCTTTCCCCCTCTTGAAAGAGTCCACTACTTACAG GTCCCTCTGTCCCGCCGTCTGTCCCATGATGAGACCAACATCTTCTCTACCCCTCGTTCACCAAGCTCCTTCCTGCACAAGTGGTCATCCTCTGATGATATCCGGGTCCTCCCAGCCCAGAGCCGGGCTCTTGGGGgccctcctgagtacctgggacagagacacaggctggaggatgaggaggatgaggaggaggctgAAGGTGGGGGACTGGCCAGCCTTCGCCAATTCCTAGAGAGTGGGATTCTGGGGTCAGGTGAGGGACCCCCACGGGGTCCTGGCTTCTTCCGAGAGGAGATCACCACCTTCATTGACGAGACACCTCTGCCTTCTCCGACTGCCTCACCAGGGCCCTCTCCTCGCCGGCCCAGGCCACTGGGCCTCTCATCACGACGACTGTCCCTTGGGTCCCCTGATAGAGCCATTGGACTTCCTTTGGGGCTAAGTACAGGGAGACGCTGCTCCCTgactgggggtgaggggagtgCAAGGGCTTGGGGAGGATCCTGGGGCCCCGGCAACCCCATATTCCCTCAGCTCACCCTCTGA
- the GPR162 gene encoding probable G-protein coupled receptor 162 isoform X2 yields MARGGVGAEEASLRSSALSWLACGLLALLANAWIILSISAKQQKHKPLELLLCFLAGTHILMAAVPLTTFAVVQLRRQASSDYDWNESICKVFVSTYYTLALATCFTVASLSYHRMWMVRWPVNYRLSNAKKQALHAVMGIWMVSFILSTLPSIGWHNNGERYYARGCQFIVSKIGLGFGVCFSLLLLGGIVMGLVCVAITFYQTLWARPRRARQARRAGGAGGTKGSGPGGLGTRTAFEVPAIVVEDARGKRRSSLDGSESAKTSLQVTNLVVSFFSLKSDSAPPWMVLAVLWCSMAQTLLLPSFIWSCERYRADVRTVWEQCVAIMSEEDGDDDGGCDDYADGRVCKVRFDANGATGPGGRDPTQVKLLPGRHMLFPPLERVHYLQVPLSRRLSHDETNIFSTPRSPSSFLHKWSSSDDIRVLPAQSRALGGPPEYLGQRHRLEDEEDEEEAEGGGLASLRQFLESGILGSGEGPPRGPGFFREEITTFIDETPLPSPTASPGPSPRRPRPLGLSSRRLSLGSPDRAIGLPLGLSTGRRCSLTGGEGSARAWGGSWGPGNPIFPQLTL; encoded by the exons ATGgctcggggtggggtgggggcggaggaAGCCTCCTTGCGCTCCAGCGCATTGTCCTGGCTGGCCTGCGGGCTCCTGGCGCTGCTGGCCAATGCCTGGATCATCCTCAGCATATCGGCCAAGCAGCAGAAGCACAAGCCGCTGGAGCTGCTCCTCTGCTTCCTGGCGGGCACGCACATCCTCATGGCAGCCGTGCCCCTCACCACCTTCGCTGTGGTTCAGCTGCGGCGGCAGGCTTCCTCCGACTATGACTGGAACGAGAGCATCTGCAAGGTGTTTGTGTCCACCTACTACACACTGGCCCTGGCCACCTGCTTCACGGTTGCCTCGCTCTCCTACCACCGCATGTGGATGGTGCGCTGGCCTGTCAACTACCGCCTCAGCAATGCCAAGAAGCAGGCGCTGCATGCTGTCATGGGCATCTGGATGGTCAGCTTCATCCTGTCCACGCTGCCCTCCATTGGCTGGCACAACAACGGCGAGCGCTACTACGCCCGTGGCTGCCAGTTCATAGTCTCCAAGATCGGCCTCGGCTTTGGCGTCTGCTTCAGCCTCTTGCTACTTGGGGGCATCGTCATGGGGCTGGTCTGTGTGGCCATCACCTTCTACCAGACGCTGTGGGCCAGGCCCAGGAGGGCTCGGCAGGCTCGGAGAGCGGGGGGAGCTGGGGGGACCAAGGGGAGTGGGCCAGGGGGCTTGGGTACCCGGACAGCTTTTGAGGTGCCAGCCATTGTGGTGGAGGATGCCCGTGGGAAGCGGCGGTCCTCACTGGATGGCTCCGAGTCTGCCAAGACGTCCCTGCAGGTCACCAACTTG GTGGTGAGCTTCTTCTCCCTCAAGTCGGACTCGGCGCCCCCCTGGATGGTGCTGGCTGTGCTGTGGTGCTCCATGGCACAGACCCTGCTGCTACCCTCCTTCATCTGGTCCTGCGAGCGCTACCGTGCCGACGTGCGCACAGTGTGGGAACAGTGCGTGGCCATCATGTCTGAGGAGGATGGCGATGACG ATGGGGGCTGTGATGACTATGCAGATGGCCGAGTGTGCAAAGTTCGCTTTGATGCTAATGGGGCCACAGGCCCAGGGGGCCGGGACCCCACCCAGGTGAAGCTGCTGCCTGGAAGGCACATGCTCTTTCCCCCTCTTGAAAGAGTCCACTACTTACAG GTCCCTCTGTCCCGCCGTCTGTCCCATGATGAGACCAACATCTTCTCTACCCCTCGTTCACCAAGCTCCTTCCTGCACAAGTGGTCATCCTCTGATGATATCCGGGTCCTCCCAGCCCAGAGCCGGGCTCTTGGGGgccctcctgagtacctgggacagagacacaggctggaggatgaggaggatgaggaggaggctgAAGGTGGGGGACTGGCCAGCCTTCGCCAATTCCTAGAGAGTGGGATTCTGGGGTCAGGTGAGGGACCCCCACGGGGTCCTGGCTTCTTCCGAGAGGAGATCACCACCTTCATTGACGAGACACCTCTGCCTTCTCCGACTGCCTCACCAGGGCCCTCTCCTCGCCGGCCCAGGCCACTGGGCCTCTCATCACGACGACTGTCCCTTGGGTCCCCTGATAGAGCCATTGGACTTCCTTTGGGGCTAAGTACAGGGAGACGCTGCTCCCTgactgggggtgaggggagtgCAAGGGCTTGGGGAGGATCCTGGGGCCCCGGCAACCCCATATTCCCTCAGCTCACCCTCTGA
- the GPR162 gene encoding probable G-protein coupled receptor 162 isoform X1: MARGGVGAEEASLRSSALSWLACGLLALLANAWIILSISAKQQKHKPLELLLCFLAGTHILMAAVPLTTFAVVQLRRQASSDYDWNESICKVFVSTYYTLALATCFTVASLSYHRMWMVRWPVNYRLSNAKKQALHAVMGIWMVSFILSTLPSIGWHNNGERYYARGCQFIVSKIGLGFGVCFSLLLLGGIVMGLVCVAITFYQTLWARPRRARQARRAGGAGGTKGSGPGGLGTRTAFEVPAIVVEDARGKRRSSLDGSESAKTSLQVTNLVSAIVFLYDSLTGVPILVVSFFSLKSDSAPPWMVLAVLWCSMAQTLLLPSFIWSCERYRADVRTVWEQCVAIMSEEDGDDDGGCDDYADGRVCKVRFDANGATGPGGRDPTQVKLLPGRHMLFPPLERVHYLQVPLSRRLSHDETNIFSTPRSPSSFLHKWSSSDDIRVLPAQSRALGGPPEYLGQRHRLEDEEDEEEAEGGGLASLRQFLESGILGSGEGPPRGPGFFREEITTFIDETPLPSPTASPGPSPRRPRPLGLSSRRLSLGSPDRAIGLPLGLSTGRRCSLTGGEGSARAWGGSWGPGNPIFPQLTL; this comes from the exons ATGgctcggggtggggtgggggcggaggaAGCCTCCTTGCGCTCCAGCGCATTGTCCTGGCTGGCCTGCGGGCTCCTGGCGCTGCTGGCCAATGCCTGGATCATCCTCAGCATATCGGCCAAGCAGCAGAAGCACAAGCCGCTGGAGCTGCTCCTCTGCTTCCTGGCGGGCACGCACATCCTCATGGCAGCCGTGCCCCTCACCACCTTCGCTGTGGTTCAGCTGCGGCGGCAGGCTTCCTCCGACTATGACTGGAACGAGAGCATCTGCAAGGTGTTTGTGTCCACCTACTACACACTGGCCCTGGCCACCTGCTTCACGGTTGCCTCGCTCTCCTACCACCGCATGTGGATGGTGCGCTGGCCTGTCAACTACCGCCTCAGCAATGCCAAGAAGCAGGCGCTGCATGCTGTCATGGGCATCTGGATGGTCAGCTTCATCCTGTCCACGCTGCCCTCCATTGGCTGGCACAACAACGGCGAGCGCTACTACGCCCGTGGCTGCCAGTTCATAGTCTCCAAGATCGGCCTCGGCTTTGGCGTCTGCTTCAGCCTCTTGCTACTTGGGGGCATCGTCATGGGGCTGGTCTGTGTGGCCATCACCTTCTACCAGACGCTGTGGGCCAGGCCCAGGAGGGCTCGGCAGGCTCGGAGAGCGGGGGGAGCTGGGGGGACCAAGGGGAGTGGGCCAGGGGGCTTGGGTACCCGGACAGCTTTTGAGGTGCCAGCCATTGTGGTGGAGGATGCCCGTGGGAAGCGGCGGTCCTCACTGGATGGCTCCGAGTCTGCCAAGACGTCCCTGCAGGTCACCAACTTGGTCAGCGCCATCGTCTTTCTCTATGACTCGCTCACAGGGGTGCCTATCTTG GTGGTGAGCTTCTTCTCCCTCAAGTCGGACTCGGCGCCCCCCTGGATGGTGCTGGCTGTGCTGTGGTGCTCCATGGCACAGACCCTGCTGCTACCCTCCTTCATCTGGTCCTGCGAGCGCTACCGTGCCGACGTGCGCACAGTGTGGGAACAGTGCGTGGCCATCATGTCTGAGGAGGATGGCGATGACG ATGGGGGCTGTGATGACTATGCAGATGGCCGAGTGTGCAAAGTTCGCTTTGATGCTAATGGGGCCACAGGCCCAGGGGGCCGGGACCCCACCCAGGTGAAGCTGCTGCCTGGAAGGCACATGCTCTTTCCCCCTCTTGAAAGAGTCCACTACTTACAG GTCCCTCTGTCCCGCCGTCTGTCCCATGATGAGACCAACATCTTCTCTACCCCTCGTTCACCAAGCTCCTTCCTGCACAAGTGGTCATCCTCTGATGATATCCGGGTCCTCCCAGCCCAGAGCCGGGCTCTTGGGGgccctcctgagtacctgggacagagacacaggctggaggatgaggaggatgaggaggaggctgAAGGTGGGGGACTGGCCAGCCTTCGCCAATTCCTAGAGAGTGGGATTCTGGGGTCAGGTGAGGGACCCCCACGGGGTCCTGGCTTCTTCCGAGAGGAGATCACCACCTTCATTGACGAGACACCTCTGCCTTCTCCGACTGCCTCACCAGGGCCCTCTCCTCGCCGGCCCAGGCCACTGGGCCTCTCATCACGACGACTGTCCCTTGGGTCCCCTGATAGAGCCATTGGACTTCCTTTGGGGCTAAGTACAGGGAGACGCTGCTCCCTgactgggggtgaggggagtgCAAGGGCTTGGGGAGGATCCTGGGGCCCCGGCAACCCCATATTCCCTCAGCTCACCCTCTGA